A single Stutzerimonas stutzeri DNA region contains:
- a CDS encoding dihydrodipicolinate synthase family protein translates to MSKRVNWSGVFPAVTTQFNEDFSINLQETHKVISNVIRDGVSGLVVCGSVGENTSLSAEEKIAVTEVAVDASGGRVPVICGVAEFTSVQAAKVANAVKKAGVDGVMLMPALVYGSKPFETAEHYRYVARHADVPLMVYNNPPIYKNDVTPDILISLADCDNVVCFKDSSGDTRRFIDVRNEVGDRFVLFAGLDDVVLESIAVGAEGWVSGMSNVFPKEGETIFRLAKAGRFAEAMPIYEWLMPILHLDARPDLVQCIKLCEAIAGRGSALTRPPRLALPDADRAFVEQIMAKAMANRPQLPDVGL, encoded by the coding sequence ATGAGCAAACGAGTCAATTGGAGCGGTGTGTTCCCCGCCGTCACCACGCAATTCAACGAGGACTTCTCGATCAACCTGCAGGAAACCCACAAGGTCATCTCCAACGTCATTCGCGATGGCGTGTCGGGGCTGGTGGTGTGCGGTTCCGTTGGCGAAAACACGTCGCTGAGCGCCGAAGAGAAGATTGCCGTCACCGAAGTTGCGGTGGACGCCTCCGGAGGGCGCGTGCCGGTGATCTGCGGGGTCGCCGAATTCACCAGCGTGCAGGCAGCGAAAGTCGCCAACGCGGTGAAGAAGGCCGGCGTCGACGGGGTGATGCTGATGCCGGCGCTGGTGTACGGCTCCAAGCCATTCGAGACCGCCGAGCACTATCGCTATGTGGCCCGGCATGCCGACGTGCCGCTGATGGTCTACAACAACCCACCGATCTACAAGAACGACGTCACGCCCGACATCCTGATCTCGCTGGCCGACTGCGACAACGTCGTCTGCTTCAAGGATTCCTCCGGCGACACGCGCCGTTTCATCGACGTGCGCAACGAAGTGGGCGACCGCTTCGTGCTGTTCGCCGGCCTCGACGACGTCGTCCTTGAGAGCATCGCGGTCGGCGCAGAGGGCTGGGTATCGGGCATGTCCAACGTGTTCCCGAAGGAAGGCGAGACCATCTTCCGACTGGCCAAGGCAGGGCGCTTCGCCGAGGCCATGCCGATCTACGAATGGCTGATGCCGATCCTGCACCTCGATGCACGGCCTGACCTGGTGCAGTGCATCAAGCTCTGCGAAGCCATCGCGGGTCGTGGCAGCGCCTTGACTCGCCCGCCGCGCCTGGCCTTGCCAGACGCCGACCGGGCATTCGTCGAACAGATCATGGCCAAGGCGATGGCCAACCGACCGCAATTGCCCGATGTGGGGCTCTGA
- a CDS encoding trans-3-hydroxy-L-proline dehydratase: MRSSKVIHAVSCHAEGEVGDVIVGGVVPPPGDTLWAQSRWIARDETLRNFMLNEPRGGVFRHVNLLVPAKDPRAQMGWIIMEPADTPPMSGSNSLCVATVLLDSGILPMTEPHTRLVLEAPGGLIEAVAQCRDGKVERVEVTNVPSFAARLDAWIEVPGLGSLQVDTAYGGDSFVIVDARRLGFSLRADEAADLVATGLKITQAANQQLGFVHPTNPDWSHLSFCQIAAPVERIDGIATAANAVVIRPGKIDRSPCGTGCSARMAVLHAKGQLAVGERFIGRSIIGSQFDCRIDRLVELAGRPAIVPCLSGRAWITGTHQHLLDPSDPWPEGYRLSDTWPEHVEI; the protein is encoded by the coding sequence ATGCGATCGAGCAAAGTCATCCATGCGGTCAGTTGCCACGCCGAGGGCGAGGTCGGCGACGTCATCGTTGGGGGTGTCGTCCCGCCACCCGGCGATACGTTGTGGGCACAATCGCGCTGGATCGCGCGCGACGAAACCCTTCGCAACTTCATGCTCAACGAACCGCGTGGCGGGGTGTTCCGTCATGTGAACCTGCTGGTTCCGGCCAAGGACCCGCGCGCGCAGATGGGCTGGATCATCATGGAGCCCGCCGACACGCCGCCGATGTCAGGCTCCAATTCGCTGTGCGTTGCGACCGTGCTGCTCGACAGCGGCATCCTGCCGATGACCGAGCCGCACACCCGCCTGGTACTCGAGGCACCGGGTGGCCTGATCGAAGCGGTCGCGCAGTGCCGGGACGGCAAGGTCGAGCGGGTCGAGGTCACCAACGTGCCGTCCTTTGCCGCCAGGCTCGACGCCTGGATCGAGGTTCCAGGGCTGGGCTCGCTGCAGGTCGACACCGCCTACGGCGGCGACAGTTTCGTCATCGTCGACGCCAGGCGCCTGGGCTTTTCCCTGCGCGCCGATGAAGCCGCCGATCTGGTGGCCACCGGCTTGAAAATCACCCAGGCGGCCAATCAGCAACTGGGCTTCGTCCACCCAACCAATCCGGATTGGTCGCACCTCTCCTTTTGCCAGATCGCCGCGCCGGTCGAACGCATCGACGGCATCGCGACAGCAGCCAACGCGGTAGTGATCCGCCCCGGCAAGATTGACCGTTCGCCTTGCGGCACAGGGTGTTCGGCGCGCATGGCGGTGTTGCATGCCAAGGGGCAGCTGGCAGTCGGCGAAAGGTTCATCGGCCGCTCGATCATCGGCTCGCAATTCGATTGCCGGATCGACCGCCTGGTCGAGCTCGCCGGACGACCTGCGATTGTTCCCTGCCTGTCAGGGCGGGCCTGGATCACCGGTACTCACCAACACCTGCTGGACCCCAGTGACCCCTGGCCGGAAGGCTACCGGCTTTCCGATACCTGGCCCGAGCACGTGGAGATCTGA
- a CDS encoding amino acid ABC transporter ATP-binding protein: MIQIDKVHKSFGELEVIKGVDLTVNKGEVVSIIGGSGSGKSTLLMCINGLESIQRGSIRVDGTEVHARGTDLNKLRRKIGIVFQQWNAFPHLTVLENVMLAPRKVLGKSREQAEELAVKQLTHVGLAEKLKVFPSKLSGGQQQRMAIARALAMSPDYMLFDEATSALDPQLVGEVLDTMRLLAEDGMTMVLVTHEMGFAREVSDRVAFFRDGLVHEIGPPDQVISNPQKPETAAFLKSVI; this comes from the coding sequence ATGATTCAGATCGACAAGGTGCATAAATCCTTCGGCGAACTCGAGGTGATCAAGGGCGTCGACCTGACGGTCAACAAGGGCGAGGTGGTGTCGATCATCGGCGGCTCGGGCTCGGGTAAATCAACCCTGTTGATGTGCATCAACGGGCTGGAATCCATCCAGCGTGGCTCGATCCGGGTCGACGGCACCGAGGTGCACGCCAGGGGCACCGACCTGAACAAGCTGCGGCGCAAGATCGGCATCGTCTTCCAGCAATGGAACGCCTTTCCGCACCTGACGGTGCTGGAGAACGTGATGCTGGCTCCACGCAAGGTACTGGGCAAGAGCCGTGAGCAGGCCGAGGAGCTGGCGGTAAAGCAACTGACCCACGTCGGCCTGGCAGAGAAGCTCAAGGTCTTCCCCAGCAAACTGTCCGGCGGCCAGCAGCAGCGTATGGCGATCGCCAGGGCACTGGCCATGTCGCCGGATTACATGCTGTTCGACGAGGCCACTTCCGCTCTGGACCCGCAACTGGTGGGCGAAGTGCTCGACACCATGCGCCTGCTGGCCGAAGACGGCATGACCATGGTGCTGGTGACCCATGAGATGGGCTTCGCCCGCGAGGTGTCCGACCGTGTCGCGTTCTTCCGCGACGGCCTGGTGCACGAGATCGGCCCGCCCGACCAGGTGATCAGCAACCCACAGAAGCCGGAAACCGCGGCGTTCCTCAAATCCGTGATCTAG
- a CDS encoding amino acid ABC transporter permease translates to MFSTSLTATDLLFLLKGAGVTLMLTFWAMLLGTVAGTVFGLIRALFPRASLPLAWFLDIFRSVPLLIQFVLFNALKSIVGLDWSAFTVGCVVLGVYAAAFFTEVVRSGVLAVPGSLRLASRSLGLSYWQDLRYIVLPVATRVAFPGWVNLVLSVMKDTALVMWIGIIELLRASQTIVTRIQEPLLVLCIAGLIYYVMSLVVARLGARLEKRWQQ, encoded by the coding sequence ATGTTTTCAACCAGCCTGACCGCGACCGATCTGCTGTTTTTGCTCAAAGGTGCCGGTGTCACCTTGATGCTGACGTTCTGGGCGATGCTGCTGGGCACCGTTGCCGGCACCGTCTTCGGCCTGATCCGCGCCCTGTTTCCACGGGCAAGCCTGCCGCTGGCCTGGTTCCTGGACATCTTTCGCAGCGTGCCCCTGCTGATCCAGTTCGTCCTGTTCAATGCCTTGAAGAGCATCGTCGGGCTGGACTGGAGCGCCTTTACCGTCGGCTGCGTCGTGCTTGGCGTCTACGCCGCGGCGTTCTTCACTGAAGTCGTGCGCAGCGGGGTATTGGCGGTACCGGGCAGCTTGCGTCTGGCCAGCCGTTCGCTGGGCCTCAGCTACTGGCAGGACCTGCGCTACATCGTCCTGCCGGTGGCGACCCGGGTAGCCTTTCCGGGCTGGGTCAACCTGGTGCTGTCGGTCATGAAGGACACGGCCCTGGTGATGTGGATCGGCATCATCGAATTGCTGCGCGCCTCGCAGACCATCGTCACGCGGATCCAGGAGCCGCTGTTGGTGCTCTGCATCGCGGGGCTCATCTACTACGTCATGAGCCTGGTGGTGGCCCGCCTGGGCGCCCGGCTGGAAAAAAGGTGGCAGCAATGA
- a CDS encoding amino acid ABC transporter permease, with translation MFDYTFHWRPALRALPDMLAGAVVTFETAALSMIFGVLIALALTAMRETRNPLLKGFGSAWVSVARNTPSLFQIYALYFGLGAFGWHISSWAALLAGITFNNAGYLAENFRGGLRAVPETQMRAARSLGMSAFQAYRLIVIPQLLRIVFHPLSNQMVWAVLMTSLGVIVGLNNDLTGVTQDYNVKTFRTFEYFALAAVIYYLIAKLIVAVARLMAWRLFRY, from the coding sequence ATGTTCGACTACACCTTCCATTGGCGCCCCGCCCTCCGTGCGTTGCCGGACATGCTCGCCGGCGCGGTGGTCACCTTCGAAACCGCCGCGCTGTCGATGATCTTCGGCGTGCTCATCGCCCTGGCCCTGACGGCGATGCGTGAAACCCGCAACCCGCTGCTCAAGGGATTCGGCAGCGCGTGGGTGTCGGTGGCACGCAACACGCCATCGCTGTTCCAGATCTACGCCCTGTATTTCGGCCTCGGTGCGTTCGGCTGGCACATTAGTTCATGGGCCGCACTGCTCGCCGGCATCACCTTCAACAATGCCGGCTATCTCGCGGAGAACTTCCGCGGAGGCCTCAGGGCCGTCCCGGAAACTCAGATGCGCGCCGCACGCTCGCTGGGCATGAGCGCATTCCAGGCGTACCGGCTGATCGTGATTCCGCAATTGCTGCGCATCGTTTTCCATCCGTTGTCGAACCAGATGGTCTGGGCCGTGCTGATGACGTCCCTGGGGGTGATCGTCGGTCTGAACAACGACCTCACCGGCGTCACCCAGGACTACAACGTCAAGACCTTCCGAACCTTCGAATACTTCGCCCTGGCGGCGGTGATCTACTACCTGATTGCCAAGCTGATCGTAGCGGTGGCCCGGCTGATGGCCTGGCGGCTGTTCCGCTATTGA
- a CDS encoding aconitase X: MLRSDQQPATRQPPTTVDIPGRCLVPGGAQAACLHADTGLSFWGGVDPGSGEVIDRHHPLSGRLIAGTVLVIPSGRGSCTGSSVLLELILNGHAPAALVFAEPDEILTLGVLVAQQLFGRSLPVASIGARAFAALREASYLRVDNGRVLGFAEPPTDHWHASAASPNDDPPAGIILTEHDRAMLTGAHGKATQAAMQILLRMAELQGAQALVDITQAHIDGCIYTGPASLRFARQLADWGARVKVPTTLNSISVDQRHWRRMGVDAAFGEPASQLADAYVEMGASASFTCAPYLLDSAPQAGEQIVWAESNAVVYANSVLAARTLKYPDFLDICIALTGRAPLTGCHLADRRHATLRIDLPPLAHLDDAFYPLLGYHTGLLCGSEIPLICGLEQATPSLDDLKAFGAAFATTSAAPMFHILGITPEATSVEAALGGQAPRRTLRIRHAELLESWRELDSAESVQVDLICLGNPHFSLSEFAQLAQLCAGKVKHAGVAVLVTCGRAIQRQAREAGHLSVLERFGVQVVTDTCWCMIDEPVVPLNARTLMTNSGKYAHYAPGLVGRQVHFGSLADCVATACSGQAGGRLPRWLDAGLDQGVC, from the coding sequence ATGCTGCGCAGCGATCAGCAGCCCGCGACTCGGCAACCGCCGACGACCGTCGACATCCCGGGTCGCTGCCTGGTGCCGGGGGGCGCTCAGGCGGCGTGTCTGCACGCGGACACGGGCCTGAGTTTCTGGGGGGGTGTCGATCCAGGCAGCGGCGAGGTGATCGATCGGCATCACCCGCTCAGCGGTCGGCTCATCGCCGGCACGGTATTGGTCATCCCGAGCGGGCGCGGCTCCTGTACCGGTAGCAGCGTTCTGCTCGAGCTCATCCTCAACGGTCACGCACCGGCCGCACTGGTATTTGCCGAACCCGATGAAATCCTCACGCTGGGCGTGCTGGTGGCGCAGCAACTGTTCGGCCGCTCGCTGCCGGTGGCAAGCATCGGGGCGCGAGCCTTCGCCGCGCTGCGCGAGGCCAGCTACCTGCGCGTCGACAATGGCCGTGTGCTCGGCTTCGCCGAGCCGCCAACCGACCATTGGCACGCCTCGGCCGCCAGTCCGAACGATGATCCACCCGCAGGAATCATCCTGACTGAACACGACCGGGCCATGCTGACCGGCGCCCACGGCAAGGCCACCCAGGCGGCCATGCAGATCCTGCTGCGCATGGCGGAGCTGCAGGGAGCCCAGGCGCTGGTGGATATCACCCAGGCGCACATCGACGGCTGCATCTATACCGGCCCGGCGAGCCTGCGCTTCGCCCGCCAACTGGCCGACTGGGGCGCACGCGTGAAGGTGCCGACCACGCTCAATTCGATCTCGGTGGACCAGCGACACTGGCGCCGAATGGGCGTCGACGCGGCATTCGGTGAGCCGGCCAGCCAGTTGGCCGACGCCTATGTCGAGATGGGCGCCAGCGCCAGCTTCACGTGCGCGCCGTACCTGCTCGACAGCGCCCCACAAGCGGGCGAGCAGATCGTATGGGCCGAGTCCAACGCCGTGGTCTACGCCAACAGCGTCCTGGCCGCGCGCACCCTGAAATACCCTGACTTCCTAGATATCTGCATCGCCCTGACCGGCCGGGCACCGCTGACGGGCTGCCATCTGGCAGATCGGCGCCACGCCACGCTGCGTATCGACCTGCCGCCGCTGGCGCACCTGGATGATGCGTTCTATCCACTGCTCGGCTACCACACGGGGCTGTTGTGCGGGAGCGAGATTCCGCTGATCTGCGGTCTCGAGCAGGCCACGCCCAGCCTCGACGATCTGAAGGCATTCGGCGCCGCCTTCGCGACCACCTCGGCGGCACCGATGTTTCATATCCTGGGCATCACACCGGAGGCCACCTCGGTCGAGGCCGCACTGGGCGGCCAGGCGCCACGCCGCACCCTTCGCATCCGACACGCCGAGTTGCTGGAAAGCTGGCGCGAACTGGACAGCGCCGAATCCGTGCAAGTCGACCTGATCTGCCTGGGTAATCCGCATTTCTCGCTGAGCGAGTTCGCGCAGCTCGCGCAACTCTGTGCGGGCAAGGTGAAGCATGCAGGGGTCGCCGTGCTGGTGACCTGTGGCCGCGCGATTCAGCGTCAGGCCCGTGAGGCTGGCCACCTGTCGGTTCTGGAGCGCTTCGGCGTACAGGTCGTTACCGATACCTGTTGGTGCATGATCGACGAGCCAGTCGTGCCGCTGAACGCTCGAACACTGATGACCAACTCCGGCAAATACGCCCATTACGCTCCCGGGCTGGTCGGCCGCCAGGTGCACTTCGGCAGCCTCGCCGACTGTGTCGCCACCGCGTGCAGCGGCCAGGCAGGCGGTCGTTTACCACGCTGGCTGGACGCTGGCCTCGACCAAGGAGTGTGCTGA
- a CDS encoding transporter substrate-binding domain-containing protein: MNKTIAVAVSALLAASMTPFAQADKLDDIIGSGKLRCAVTLDFPPMGFRDEGNKPAGFDVDYCSDLAKVLGVEPEVVETPFPDRIPALVSGRADVIVASTSDTLERAKTVGMSVPYFAFNMVVLTREETGIDDYDDLKGRPVGNTSGTFEAIALEKDVKAWGEGSFRAYQSQNDTILAVAQGHVDATVVTNTVAASTIKSGKYKGLKIAGDAPYVIDYVSLAAKRSEYGLMNYLNLFVNQQVRSGRYAELYEKWVGGKPVDLTVPGVYY, from the coding sequence ATGAACAAAACCATCGCTGTGGCCGTTAGCGCTCTGCTCGCCGCCTCCATGACGCCCTTTGCCCAGGCCGACAAGCTCGACGACATCATCGGGTCAGGCAAGCTGCGTTGCGCCGTGACCCTCGACTTCCCACCCATGGGCTTCCGCGACGAAGGCAACAAGCCCGCCGGCTTCGACGTCGACTACTGCAGCGACCTGGCCAAGGTGCTCGGCGTCGAACCCGAGGTGGTCGAAACGCCTTTTCCCGATCGGATTCCCGCGCTCGTCTCGGGCCGTGCGGATGTGATCGTCGCGTCCACCTCCGACACCCTGGAGCGCGCCAAGACGGTGGGCATGAGCGTGCCCTACTTCGCCTTCAACATGGTGGTGCTGACGCGTGAAGAGACCGGCATCGACGACTACGACGATCTGAAAGGTCGCCCGGTCGGCAACACCAGCGGCACGTTCGAGGCCATCGCGCTCGAGAAAGACGTGAAGGCCTGGGGCGAAGGCAGCTTCCGCGCCTATCAATCGCAGAACGACACCATCCTCGCCGTTGCCCAGGGTCACGTCGATGCCACGGTGGTGACCAACACCGTCGCGGCCTCGACCATCAAGTCGGGCAAATACAAGGGGCTGAAGATCGCCGGTGACGCGCCCTATGTCATCGACTACGTGTCGCTGGCGGCCAAGCGCAGCGAGTACGGCCTGATGAATTACCTGAATCTGTTCGTCAACCAGCAGGTGCGCTCCGGGCGCTACGCCGAACTGTATGAAAAGTGGGTCGGTGGCAAGCCGGTCGACCTGACCGTGCCAGGCGTCTACTACTGA
- a CDS encoding AraC family transcriptional regulator, with amino-acid sequence MLPLFATDTPSDLPTLLAGLKLIAPLFDAMPQVVFFVKDTEARYSLANRTLAERCGHQDAAALIGLTAEQVFPSGFGAQYTDQDRRVLTQGLRLEDQLELHLYPGRQAGWCMTHKLALRNREGAIIGMAGVSIDLQAPEADNPAYLKLAEVDAHIRANHARPLRLSELTAIAGLSVAQLERLCKRIFRLTPRQMIHKARLDAAIELLGGTLPITEIALRCGYADHSAFSRQFRALTGLSPSAYRNALSPNHRAPW; translated from the coding sequence ATGCTCCCCCTGTTTGCGACCGACACGCCCTCCGATCTGCCAACGCTGCTCGCCGGCCTGAAGCTGATCGCACCGTTGTTCGACGCCATGCCGCAGGTGGTGTTTTTCGTCAAGGACACCGAGGCCCGCTATAGCCTGGCCAATCGCACGCTGGCAGAGCGTTGCGGTCATCAGGATGCTGCCGCCCTGATAGGCCTGACGGCCGAGCAGGTGTTCCCGAGCGGCTTCGGCGCGCAATACACCGACCAGGACCGTCGCGTACTCACCCAGGGCCTGCGCCTGGAGGACCAGCTTGAACTGCATCTGTATCCAGGCAGGCAGGCGGGGTGGTGCATGACCCATAAACTGGCGCTGCGCAATCGCGAGGGGGCGATCATCGGCATGGCTGGGGTGTCCATCGACCTGCAGGCGCCCGAAGCCGACAACCCGGCCTACCTCAAGCTCGCCGAGGTGGACGCCCACATCCGTGCGAACCACGCACGCCCACTCAGACTCTCCGAACTCACCGCCATTGCCGGCCTCTCGGTTGCGCAACTGGAGCGGCTGTGCAAACGGATATTCCGCCTCACCCCCCGACAGATGATCCACAAGGCCCGGCTGGACGCGGCCATCGAACTGCTCGGCGGAACGCTGCCCATTACCGAAATCGCATTGCGGTGCGGATACGCCGACCACAGTGCCTTCAGCCGACAGTTTCGCGCGCTGACCGGCCTGTCCCCCAGTGCCTATCGAAACGCCCTTTCACCCAATCATCGGGCACCTTGGTAA
- a CDS encoding NAD(P)/FAD-dependent oxidoreductase: protein MKSHYDVLIVGAGPAGMAAALAAAPSGASIAVIDDNPAPGGQIWRDGPQVTLPRGARRQRQALTDAANIDLYNGVRVIAAPGGKRLLLEDARQGRLVGYDTLILCTGARELLLPFPGWTLPGVTGAGGLQALIKGGVPVSEQRLVIAGSGPLLLACAATARHAGARLLRIAEQAPLAALAGFAARLPSWPGKALQAMSLIDARYRSDMHVLAALGTDRVEAVRLSHNGRVSEIACDRLACGFGLIPNTELGQVLGCALADGALQTDAHQATSLPDHFAAGECTGFGGSERALAEGRIAGHAAVGDFDRARAGFAERERWQGFADLLRRTFVLNERLKTLARPDTLVCRCEDVPYSAMAGHRGWVEAKLQSRCGMGPCQGRICGAACEVMFGWQTPKPRQPISPARIGTLLALGDDEPGR from the coding sequence ATGAAATCGCATTACGACGTGCTCATCGTCGGCGCCGGCCCGGCGGGAATGGCTGCTGCCCTGGCGGCTGCGCCCAGCGGCGCGAGCATCGCCGTGATCGACGATAACCCCGCTCCCGGCGGGCAGATCTGGCGCGACGGGCCGCAGGTCACGCTGCCCCGCGGCGCTCGCCGACAACGGCAGGCACTGACGGATGCGGCGAATATCGATCTGTATAACGGTGTGCGGGTGATCGCCGCACCCGGCGGCAAGCGATTGCTGCTCGAAGATGCCCGGCAGGGGCGTCTGGTCGGCTATGACACGCTCATCCTGTGCACCGGCGCGCGCGAATTGCTGCTGCCCTTCCCCGGCTGGACCCTGCCGGGCGTGACCGGCGCCGGCGGCCTGCAAGCGCTGATCAAGGGCGGCGTGCCGGTGTCCGAGCAACGTCTGGTCATCGCCGGCAGCGGCCCGCTATTGCTCGCCTGCGCGGCCACCGCCAGGCATGCCGGCGCCCGCCTGCTGCGCATCGCCGAACAGGCTCCGCTGGCCGCGCTCGCCGGTTTCGCCGCGCGCCTGCCGAGCTGGCCAGGCAAGGCGCTGCAGGCGATGAGCCTGATCGACGCGCGCTATCGCAGCGACATGCACGTGCTGGCGGCGCTGGGCACCGATCGCGTCGAAGCGGTACGCCTGAGCCACAACGGCCGGGTCTCGGAGATCGCCTGCGATCGACTGGCGTGCGGCTTCGGCCTGATTCCCAACACCGAGCTTGGCCAGGTCCTGGGTTGCGCACTTGCCGACGGCGCCCTTCAAACCGATGCCCACCAGGCAACGAGCCTGCCGGATCATTTCGCGGCAGGCGAATGCACCGGCTTCGGCGGCAGCGAACGGGCACTCGCTGAAGGTCGTATCGCCGGCCACGCCGCTGTCGGTGATTTCGACCGGGCCCGGGCGGGCTTCGCCGAGCGCGAACGCTGGCAGGGTTTCGCCGATCTGCTGCGGCGAACCTTCGTGCTGAACGAGCGACTGAAAACCCTGGCAAGGCCCGACACGCTGGTATGCCGCTGCGAGGACGTGCCCTACTCGGCGATGGCCGGCCACCGAGGCTGGGTCGAGGCCAAGCTGCAGAGTCGCTGCGGGATGGGACCGTGCCAGGGCAGGATCTGCGGCGCCGCATGTGAGGTCATGTTCGGCTGGCAGACACCCAAGCCGCGCCAGCCGATCAGTCCGGCGCGCATCGGGACGCTGCTCGCATTGGGCGATGACGAACCCGGCCGTTGA
- a CDS encoding (2Fe-2S)-binding protein, giving the protein MIELTLDGRTLRVAPGTTVAAALYLGGDGSSRTALSGERRAPLCGMGICQECRVTIDGQRRLACQTACANGMTVETRP; this is encoded by the coding sequence ATGATTGAACTCACCCTCGACGGCCGGACACTGCGCGTCGCGCCCGGCACCACCGTCGCCGCGGCGCTTTACCTCGGCGGCGACGGCAGCAGTCGGACCGCGCTATCGGGCGAACGCCGCGCGCCCCTGTGCGGCATGGGCATTTGCCAGGAATGCCGCGTCACCATCGATGGCCAGCGCCGCCTGGCCTGCCAGACGGCCTGCGCTAACGGGATGACCGTGGAAACCCGCCCATGA
- a CDS encoding NAD(P)/FAD-dependent oxidoreductase: MNADVVIIGAGIVGAACAHELAANGLDVLLIDAHRGGATAAGMGHLVALDDNPAELALSDYSIQRWRELGRLMDESCGYRNNGTLWLAASDEEMAIAQDKLKTLSDQGMSCKLLDRAALCAAEPALRSDLHGALKVSGDGILYAPNAARWLIAQGGSRIVRMHACVTRVQGQQVELSDGRILRAQAVVLANGIHATELCPELPIQPKKGHLLITDRYPGKVSHTLVELGYVTSAHNSEGPSVACNIQPRPTGQLFVGSSRQFGNSDPETDSWMLTRMLRRAVEYMPGLAQLNAIRSWTGLRAASPDGLPLVGEHPQQPGLWLAVGHEGLGVTTAPGTAELLVAQLLGRRPALPSEPYSPARFFGPRAPSSTFAMPNGNPDHD; encoded by the coding sequence GTGAATGCCGATGTGGTCATCATCGGCGCCGGCATCGTCGGCGCCGCCTGTGCCCACGAACTGGCGGCCAACGGGCTCGACGTGCTGCTGATCGATGCCCACCGCGGCGGCGCAACGGCAGCCGGCATGGGCCATCTGGTGGCCCTGGACGACAATCCGGCCGAGCTGGCGCTGAGCGACTATTCAATCCAGCGCTGGCGGGAGCTGGGCCGGCTGATGGACGAAAGCTGCGGCTATCGCAACAACGGCACCCTCTGGCTTGCTGCCAGCGATGAGGAAATGGCAATCGCCCAAGACAAGCTCAAGACCCTGTCCGACCAGGGCATGAGCTGCAAACTGCTCGACCGCGCCGCCTTGTGCGCCGCCGAACCCGCGTTGCGAAGCGACCTGCATGGCGCGCTGAAAGTCAGCGGTGACGGCATTCTGTATGCGCCCAACGCGGCACGCTGGCTGATCGCCCAAGGCGGCTCGCGCATCGTCCGGATGCACGCCTGCGTGACGCGTGTCCAGGGCCAGCAGGTCGAACTCAGCGATGGCCGCATCCTGCGAGCCCAGGCGGTGGTGCTGGCCAACGGCATCCATGCGACCGAGCTGTGCCCCGAGCTGCCGATCCAACCGAAGAAAGGCCACCTGCTGATCACCGACCGCTACCCCGGCAAGGTCAGCCACACCCTGGTCGAACTGGGCTACGTCACCAGCGCCCATAACAGCGAAGGGCCGTCGGTGGCCTGCAACATACAACCTCGTCCGACCGGCCAACTCTTCGTTGGATCGTCACGCCAGTTCGGCAACAGCGATCCCGAGACGGACAGCTGGATGCTGACGCGAATGCTCAGGCGCGCCGTCGAATACATGCCCGGACTGGCGCAGCTGAACGCCATCCGCAGTTGGACCGGCTTGCGTGCGGCAAGCCCGGATGGCCTGCCGCTGGTGGGCGAGCATCCGCAGCAGCCGGGCCTGTGGCTGGCGGTTGGCCACGAAGGGCTGGGCGTGACCACCGCGCCCGGCACCGCGGAGCTGCTGGTCGCGCAGCTGCTGGGCAGGCGGCCCGCGCTGCCCAGCGAACCCTACAGTCCTGCACGCTTCTTCGGCCCTCGCGCACCGTCCTCGACATTCGCGATGCCCAACGGGAACCCCGACCATGATTGA